The proteins below come from a single Gossypium raimondii isolate GPD5lz chromosome 2, ASM2569854v1, whole genome shotgun sequence genomic window:
- the LOC105789432 gene encoding LOW QUALITY PROTEIN: cell number regulator 1 (The sequence of the model RefSeq protein was modified relative to this genomic sequence to represent the inferred CDS: substituted 1 base at 1 genomic stop codon), with protein sequence MYTSSHGNPKHAPAGYPTAPMNLPPPSHISPFRGSAASASSWSTGLCHCCDDPANCLITAFFPCVTFGQIAEIVNKGSICMLLKTPIXDHCADCLVHFCRETCSHCQEYRELKNRGFDMGIGWQANMDRQGRGITVAPVVGRMAR encoded by the exons ATGTATACTTCATCTCATGGCAATCCAAAACATGCACCAGCAGGGTACCCAACAGCCCCCATGAATTTACCACCTCCTTCCCATATCTCTCCTTTCCGTGGATCAGCAGCAAGTGCTTCATCATGGTCAACTGGCCTTTGCCATTGTTGTGATGACCCTGCCAATTGTTTGATCACTGCTTTTTTTCCTTGTGTTACTTTTGGACAAATTGCTGAGATTGTTAACAAAGGGTCTATCTGTATGTTATTGAAAACACCCATTTAAGATCATTGTGCTGATTGCTTGGTTCATTTTTGCCGTGAGACTTGCTCACATTGTCAAGAGTATAGGGAGCTCAAGAACCGTGGCTTTGATATGGGGATTG GTTGGCAAGCAAACATGGATCGACAAGGCAGAGGAATTACAGTTGCTCCAGTGGTAGGACGTATGGCCAGATGA
- the LOC105787605 gene encoding calmodulin-like protein 30: MSKLSFIEFKYGSLKRPTDQLNSINKTRQSSSNMSSYQPNMEEMKWVFNKFDTNKDGKISKQEYKSAMKMMGKGITDTEMVKAFTTIDTDGDGFIDYKEFIHMMHNMEEGFNNNDIKTAFRVYDLNGDGKISAEELMAVMKTIGERCSLEACRKMIKGVDVDGDGLIDINEFMIMMTRTMKPFH; this comes from the coding sequence ATGTCAAAGTTGAGTTTCATCGAGTTCAAATATGGATCATTGAAAAGACCAACTGATCAGTTGAACAGCATCAACAAAACAAGACAAAGCTCCTCGAACATGTCTTCTTACCAACCAAACATGGAGGAAATGAAATGGGTGTTCAACAAATTCGACACCAACAAAGATGGAAAAATCTCCAAACAAGAGTACAAGTCGGCTATGAAAATGATGGGGAAAGGAATTACAGACACAGAAATGGTGAAAGCATTTACTACCATCGACACTGATGGTGATGGATTCATCGACTACAAGGAATTCATTCACATGATGCATAACATGGAAGAAGGGTTCAATAACAATGATATCAAAACCGCATTTCGAGTATATGATTTGAACGGTGATGGGAAAATAAGTGCAGAAGAATTAATGGCGGTGATGAAGACTATAGGGGAGAGATGTAGCTTGGAAGCTTGTCGTAAAATGATCAAAGGTGTGGATGTTGATGGGGATGGTTTGATTGATATCAATGAGTTTATGATCATGATGACTCGTACCATGAAACCCTTTCACTGA